The genomic DNA TGAGGGTGACTCCCTCACTGATGATGGAATTGAATTCGATGACACCGACCGTGACTCATCGGTACTCAGCACTGACGCAACTGATGACGATGCAACCGCGACCATCGTGTTCGGCCTGGATGATGCAAGCGATGGAATCAACCCTGAGGACGACCGGTTTGACGAAGGCACGACGGTTGATATTGTGATAACGACGGCTGAGGGGACGCAGGCTGAAAACAGCTTCATCATTGAAGATCCGCTTGACCCGCAGCTTGATGACGAGGACGAGATCCGGCTTGATTAGATAAGACAATGTTTGAACAATTCACAGAGAGTGAGGAGCGCGGTCAGGTTGGCATTGGTACCCTGATTGTGTTCATCGCGCTGGTCCTCGTGGCGGCCATCGCGGCAGGGGTGCTTATCAACACCGCCGGGTTCCTCCAAACGCAAGCACAGGCAACCGGAGAAGAAAGCACAGAACAGGTCTCAACCAACCTCGTCTTCCTCAGCACCACCGGCACTGTCTCCGACGCTGAAGATGGAATTGACTCGTTCAATACGACGGTGCAGTTGGGTCCAGGTTCGAGTGCGATTGACCTGAACGACACGACAATCTCGGTGTTCACCGACGATGGCCAATCGCAAGAGTTCAGTGGGGTTGATGAAGACACTGACAACAACGACGGCGGAATCGAATTCGAAGATGACAGCCGTGATTCGTCGGTGTTGAGTACGGACTCCACTGATGACGACGCAACCGCAACCATCGAGTTCGATATAGGCGATGCTAATGAACTGAGTGAGCCTTTCGAAGAGGGGACGACGGTTGATATTGTGATTACGACGTCGGAGGGCACACAGGCAGAAAACAGCTTCATCATCGAAGACCCGCTTGACCCACAGCTTGAGGGCGGCGACGAAATCCGGCTTGATTAGATAAGACAATGTTTGAGCAATTCACAGAGAGTGAGGAGCGCGGTCAGGTTGGTATTGGTACCCTGATTGTGTTCATCGCGCTGGTCCTCGTGGCGGCCATCGCGGCAGGGGTGCTTATCAACACCGCCGGGTTCCTCCAAACGCAAGCACAGGCAACCGGAGAAGAAAGCACAGAACAGGTCTCAACCAACCTCGTCTACCTCAGCACCACCGGCACTGTCTCCAATAGTGAAGATGGAATTAACCAGTTTGAGACGACGGTACAGTTGGGTCCGGGTTCGAGTGCGATTGACCTGAACGACACGACAATCTCGGTCTTCACTGACGACGGTGAATCCGAGGAGTTTGACAGCCTTGCGGAAGACGGAATCGAACTTGAGGACCGGTCTGATGACGAGGCAGTTCTCAGTACCGCCTCCAGTGATGACGATGCAACCGCGACCATCGTGTTCGACCTGACTGATGGCGACGGGATCGACCCTGAAGACGGCCAATTTGACGAAGGGACAACGGTTGATATTGTGATTACGACGGCAGAGGGAACACAGGCAGAAAACAGCTTCATCATCGAAGACCCCCTCGACCCACAGCTTGATGGCAACACCGACCCCGACCAGGCCGACGAAATCCGCCTCGGCTAACGCGGATACCACCTAATTCCTTCCTTTTATTACCCAACCCACCAGCCGCAGCACTCACCGCCGAACTCGGCGCGTGAAACACCGACCCTCCTTATACGTCCACATCCACTTTGCTCGTGTATATGCACCGACGGACGTTCGTTTCGGGGGTCGCGGCCGGCGCGGTCGCCGGGCTGGCTGGCTGTCTCGGCGGCGACGACGATGCGCCGACGACTGACGAGGGACACATCGAGGCGCTGCGGGCGGAGATTACCGACCGCGGCGTCGAGGTCGATTCGGTCGAACTCGAAGACCGTATCGTGAGCGTCGAGCACGGCTTTGATGAGGACCCCAACGACGCGATTGCCAACGTGGCGATGGCGTTCGTCGAGCGGATTATCGATGAGTGGGATGTCGAGCGGCTAGAAGGCCACCTCCACGACGAGGGCAACGACTGGTCGTGGCACGCCGAAACGGAGTGGGCACAGGAGTACGCCGACGAGGAAATCGGCCCCGAGGAGTACGGCCAGCGCATCAGCGAGACGATGGCGATGGTTATCGACGAGGACGGAGCAAGCGAAACCGACACCGATGAAGACGACGACGCGGGCGACGACGGCGGCGAGAACGCCGACGACGGGTCGGACGGCGGCGACGCCGACGGAGACGCCGATAGCGACGACGAACCGACCGACGACGAGTAGCCGCCCGCCGCGCACGCACGAATCACATCTTGTTTCGGGCGGTGAAACGGAGGACTGGCTTTAGTGTCAGACGCGGGTATCCGTAGACGAGCACCGACTCGGCGGCCGCGGTATGGGGCATCGGTTCCGCGGCCGCCGAGCAGCCCCACTATGAACACTGCGAACGGCATTCAGCGGCACCGCGGGCCCAGCGACGCGGGCAGCCGTTGGTCCGGCCCGAAGACGGGGGTGAGCGTCGATGGGCTTTAGCGTCAGCGGCTCGGCGGTCATCGTCTTCATCGGGCTGGTTGTCGCTGCTGGCATCGCCGTCCCGCCGCTGATGGGGAGTGTTGGCAACCTCGCCAGCGCACAGGGTACCCAAATCGACCAGGGGACAGAGCGGCTCAACACCGACGTTGAAATCGCGGCGGCGACCTACGACGACGATGCTGAGGAACTCGACATCGAGCTTGAGAACACCGGTACGACGTCGCTTTCGGTGGCCGACACCGACCTGCTCGTCGACGGGGCGATGCAGACCGACGCCGATAACCTAGCAACGACAGTCGAAGGCGACGCTGACGCCGAACTGTGGCTGCCCGCGGAGACGCTGACGATGACGGTGGGTGCGACCACGGAACCCGACCGAGTGAAGGTCGTCACGGAGAACGGTATCGAACGAGCGACCAACGATATCACCGACGGTGAGACATGAGTGGGATTTCCGCCTCGACGCTGATTATTTTCATCGCCAGCATCCTCGTGGCGGCGGGCGTGGCCGGAACGCTCGTGACGACTGTCGGTGACATCTCCACCTCCGCCGAATCGCAGGGTGATGCCATCAGTGAGTCAATAAACACCGATATAGAGATACTCAACGACGGCCGTGGGTCCAGCTTTTATCAGGAGGATGTCGAGAACAACGACGGGGAGACTGTGGATGCACTGATTACGCTGTATGCCAGAAACGCCGGCTCGACCTCCTTACATCAGGACCCGGATAGGATTAACGTCCTTGTCAATGGGCAACTCATCACATCGGAGAATCTCAATCTGGAGTCGCCCAACGGCGGCGACGACGAGGTCTGGGCCGAAGACGAAGTCCTCGAGTTCGAGATAACGCTCGATGAGGAGCTGGATGGCAGCGGCAACCGAGTGTCGATCTCGGTCGATGGCTCCGAGCGAGCCATCGAGTTCCCCGCGGAGGCGTAATATACCATGATACGACAACCAACACAGGCGCTCGAATCGATGCGGTGCTGTTGCCGCTGTGGCGGTCGCAGTGCTGCCGGGGCCGTGGCGGGGGTGAGAAGCGATGGGTAGTGTCTCGGCGTCGCACCTGATAATCTTCATCGCCAGTCTCGTCGTCGCCGCTGGTGTCGCCGGTACGCTCGTTACCGAGGTCGACCGGGTGAGCCAGTCGATAACCGAACAAAGCGACGGGATGAGCGAGAGCATCGAGACGGATATCCAGATTATCAGCGACACCGGCGCAGACGGAATCTACGACGATGGCAGCGACGAGGTCACGCTATTGGTCAAGAACGTCGGCGCAGTGGAGTTACCGGCCGAACCGGAGCGTATCGACCTGCTGATCGAGGGACAATTTATCAACCCGGATGCCGTAGAAGCGGAGGTAGTCGGTGACGACGAGGTATGGACACCGGGGGCTGTGGTTCGCATCGAGGCCGACACGGACGATGTCGACATCGACGGCGAAACGCGGGTCTCGGTCAGCGTCAACGAAAACGAGGCCACCATCCAGTTCAGAGCCTAACCCAGAACGATGCCTGACGACATCCCACCGGAGTTCCCCGACGATGACGGCGACGACAGTGACGACGACTACGTCGACCCGGACGTACCAAACGAGAAGGGCGGCGGTGATGGCGGGAAGGTGTTGTCGCCGGACGAGCTCGACCTCTCGGACAGCGAGTACGTCGAGGAACTCGACGACCAGGGTCGGTACGTCGTCTCGCCGGGCAGCGGACCGCCGAACGTTCCCGACCGCGGCTCCGAAGACGACCGCCAGGGACGGCGCGAGCGGCGGGACCGCGGCGGCCCCCAGCACCGCGAGGAGCGGCCCCAACAGGACCGCGGCGGCCGGCAACGGGAGCCAGCCCCCAACAGCACACCAGTTAGCCCCGAGGCCGCGCGGTCGCTCTTGGCCGACGAGTTGGAGCGCACCGACTCCCGGTACGGGCTGGATATCGTCGCCCGCTTTGACGGTACGACTGTCCGACACCGGACGGCCTCAGACGACGTTATCGCGACGTTCGAAAACCTCGTCCAGTGGTACGCCCAGCACGTTACCGATGACACGCCCGCCGACGAGGTCATCGACATTCTGCTTCGGGAATCGGCGCTGGCCTCGACGGAGACGCCCAACCTGGCGAAGCTGCTCCGGAAGCACGACCTCGATACGTCCGATTCGATTGCGGAGCTTGTCGACGCCATCCGGGACGAAGCCCAGCAGTGACGTCCATGTCACGCCACTGCTTCGGCTCCCGTCGTTTCGAGCGATGAGGATGAAGGTAGTTTCACATAGTTGGTCCTAGTAGAGGTGCCTAGAGATGGACGTCTTGATCGCAGACGACTCCGAGTTTATGCGCAGCCTCCTCCGTGAGATTCTCGAAGAGGAGTACAACATCGTCGGCGAGGCCGAAAACGGCGTCGAGGCCATCGAGCTCTACCAGGAGCATAGCCCCGACCTCGTGATGATGGACATCGTCATGCCGATTCGTGATGGTATCGAGGCGACAGACGAGATCACCGACAGCGACCCCTCGGCGAAGGTCATCATGTGTACCAGCGTCGGGCAGGAACAGAAGATGAAAAGCGCGATTCAGGCCGGCGCGGAAGGATATATCACCAAACCGTTCCAGAAACCGAGCGTGCTTGACGAAATCGAGAACGTCGTGGGCGGCTGACATGCAGATCGACATCGACTCGCTGGAGACGTACAACACGCTCGCCCGCGACGGTGCACAGTCGGCCGCCCAATCGCTGTCGCAGTTGACCGGCATCGACACCCACGTCGAGGTGACAAACGTCTCGTTGATGGACCCGTCGGACCTCGAATACGAGTACATCGGCGGTGAGTTCTCCGGTGTCGAAATTGGACTCGAAGGTGCACTCTCCGGTGAGACGGTACTAACCTTCGACGAGGCCGCACAGGAGACCATTACGAACGTTCTCGCGCCCGGTGCCGACGAGGCGATGCGCCGCAGTTCGATAAAAGAAGTCGGCAACATCATGACAAGCGGCTTCATCGACGGCTGGGCTGACCACCTCGACGCACAGATAGACATTTCGACGCCGACGTATCTGGAAGGGACTGGCTCCGACGTACTGCCCGCGTCGGCCGCCGACAGCGACGAGCAGGTGTTCGTCTTCCGAAGCCGTGTCGAAGCCGTCTCCGAGGCCGTCGATTTCCATATCTTGCTGGTTCCCGAGCGGGACACGCTCGTTGACGCGCTCGACCCCGACGAGGACGATAGCATCCCCTTCGAGAAGTTCGAAGTGTTCAACGAGATGACGATGCACGGCGCCGAAAAGGCTGCCGAGAACATCACCACGATGACCGGCCTCACGACGGATGTCGAAGTAAACCGAATGACGTTCGTCCCCATCGACGACGTGCCGGCCGAGGTCGGCGACAGGCGCTACGTCGGAACGGTCATGGAGTACGAGGGCACGCCGAGTGGCTACCTCGTCATCCTCTTCGACCAGTCATCGGCGTCTTCGGTCGTTGACGCGCTCGTGCCGGTTGAAACCGACGGCG from Natronomonas pharaonis DSM 2160 includes the following:
- a CDS encoding flagella cluster protein FlaD, with product MHRRTFVSGVAAGAVAGLAGCLGGDDDAPTTDEGHIEALRAEITDRGVEVDSVELEDRIVSVEHGFDEDPNDAIANVAMAFVERIIDEWDVERLEGHLHDEGNDWSWHAETEWAQEYADEEIGPEEYGQRISETMAMVIDEDGASETDTDEDDDAGDDGGENADDGSDGGDADGDADSDDEPTDDE
- a CDS encoding fla cluster protein FlaF, whose protein sequence is MGFSVSGSAVIVFIGLVVAAGIAVPPLMGSVGNLASAQGTQIDQGTERLNTDVEIAAATYDDDAEELDIELENTGTTSLSVADTDLLVDGAMQTDADNLATTVEGDADAELWLPAETLTMTVGATTEPDRVKVVTENGIERATNDITDGET
- a CDS encoding flagellin, which gives rise to MGSVSASHLIIFIASLVVAAGVAGTLVTEVDRVSQSITEQSDGMSESIETDIQIISDTGADGIYDDGSDEVTLLVKNVGAVELPAEPERIDLLIEGQFINPDAVEAEVVGDDEVWTPGAVVRIEADTDDVDIDGETRVSVSVNENEATIQFRA
- a CDS encoding DUF7500 family protein, whose amino-acid sequence is MPDDIPPEFPDDDGDDSDDDYVDPDVPNEKGGGDGGKVLSPDELDLSDSEYVEELDDQGRYVVSPGSGPPNVPDRGSEDDRQGRRERRDRGGPQHREERPQQDRGGRQREPAPNSTPVSPEAARSLLADELERTDSRYGLDIVARFDGTTVRHRTASDDVIATFENLVQWYAQHVTDDTPADEVIDILLRESALASTETPNLAKLLRKHDLDTSDSIAELVDAIRDEAQQ
- the cheY gene encoding chemotaxis protein CheY; protein product: MDVLIADDSEFMRSLLREILEEEYNIVGEAENGVEAIELYQEHSPDLVMMDIVMPIRDGIEATDEITDSDPSAKVIMCTSVGQEQKMKSAIQAGAEGYITKPFQKPSVLDEIENVVGG
- a CDS encoding chemotaxis protein CheC — protein: MQIDIDSLETYNTLARDGAQSAAQSLSQLTGIDTHVEVTNVSLMDPSDLEYEYIGGEFSGVEIGLEGALSGETVLTFDEAAQETITNVLAPGADEAMRRSSIKEVGNIMTSGFIDGWADHLDAQIDISTPTYLEGTGSDVLPASAADSDEQVFVFRSRVEAVSEAVDFHILLVPERDTLVDALDPDEDDSIPFEKFEVFNEMTMHGAEKAAENITTMTGLTTDVEVNRMTFVPIDDVPAEVGDRRYVGTVMEYEGTPSGYLVILFDQSSASSVVDALVPVETDGDWGEMEQSAMKELGNIMTSGFIDGWANVLQTSIDHSPPTFVADMGSSIMSPIVGRMARTQEHAFMLDSVINTDGDGVFRCEMFALPDEAELTDVLDDLLVERADETEVEPDEVF
- a CDS encoding archaellin/type IV pilin N-terminal domain-containing protein; protein product: MFEQFTESEERGQVGIGTLIVFIALVLVAAIAAGVLINTAGFLQTQAQATGEESTEQVSTNLVFLSTTGTVSDAEDGIDSFNTTVQLGPGSSAIDLNDTTISVFTDDGQSQEFSGVDEDTDNNDGGIEFEDDSRDSSVLSTDSTDDDATATIEFDIGDANELSEPFEEGTTVDIVITTSEGTQAENSFIIEDPLDPQLEGGDEIRLD
- a CDS encoding archaellin/type IV pilin N-terminal domain-containing protein, encoding MFEQFTESEERGQVGIGTLIVFIALVLVAAIAAGVLINTAGFLQTQAQATGEESTEQVSTNLVYLSTTGTVSNSEDGINQFETTVQLGPGSSAIDLNDTTISVFTDDGESEEFDSLAEDGIELEDRSDDEAVLSTASSDDDATATIVFDLTDGDGIDPEDGQFDEGTTVDIVITTAEGTQAENSFIIEDPLDPQLDGNTDPDQADEIRLG
- a CDS encoding flagellin, whose amino-acid sequence is MSGISASTLIIFIASILVAAGVAGTLVTTVGDISTSAESQGDAISESINTDIEILNDGRGSSFYQEDVENNDGETVDALITLYARNAGSTSLHQDPDRINVLVNGQLITSENLNLESPNGGDDEVWAEDEVLEFEITLDEELDGSGNRVSISVDGSERAIEFPAEA